In one Buteo buteo chromosome 10, bButBut1.hap1.1, whole genome shotgun sequence genomic region, the following are encoded:
- the ECHDC2 gene encoding enoyl-CoA hydratase domain-containing protein 2, mitochondrial isoform X1, with product MMRLGRTGRELLRWGRGGPPTAAPRRGAEVLVGAAGGESSGIAEILMNRPHARNSLGKVFVNELFSALEQLRCDEKVRVVVFKSEVKGVFCAGADLKERAKMDDAEVGHFVKRLRNLMDEIAALPVPTIAAIDGYALGGGLELALACDLRVAASSAKMGLIETTRGLLPGAGGTQRLPRCVGIGLAKELIFTGRQIDGQQAFSMGLVNHTVPQNNEGDAAYQRALTLAKEILPQAPFAVKMGKLAINRGMEVDIASGMAIEGMCYAQVGYLQNTFLKETTVDFLKLGIHSILLYFPLYKGTLNS from the exons ATGATGCGGCTGGGGCGGACGGGACGGGAGTTGCTGCGCTGGGGTCGCGGCGGGCCCCCCACGgccgccccgcggcggggcgcggaggTGCTGGTGGGCGCGGCCGGCGGGGAGAGCAGCG GTATTGCTGAAATCCTAATGAACCGACCGCACGCGAGAAATTCATTGGGAAAAGTATTTGTAAATGAA CTGTTCAGCGCTCTGGAACAACTCCGCTGTGATGAGAAGGTTCGCGTGGTGGTGTTCAAGAGTGAAGTGAAAGGTGTATTTTGTGCTG GTGCAGACTTAAAGGAACGTGCAAAGATGGATGATGCAGAAGTTGGACACTTTGTTAAAAGGCTGAGAAATCTCATGGATGAAATAg CTGCCCTGCCTGTACCCACAATTGCTGCAATAGATGGCTACGCATTGGGTGGTGGACTAGAACTGGCGTTAGCTTGTGACCTTCGAGTAGCAG cttcatCAGCTAAAATGGGCCTTATTGAGACCACAAGAGGGCTTCTTCCTGGAGCAG GTGGAACGCAGCGCCTGCCCAGATGTGTTGGAATAGGTCTCGCAAAGGAACTCATTTTCACTGGTAGACAGATTGACGGACAACAAGCCTTCTCAATGGGATTAGTAAATCACACAGTGCCACAAAACAATGAGGGAGATGCAGCTTACCAGAGAGCATTAACTTTGGCTAAAGAAATCCTTCCTCAG gctCCATTTGCCGTGAAAATGGGAAAACTGGCAATAAACAGAGGAATGgag GTCGATATTGCATCAGGGATGGCTATTGAGGGGATGTGTTATGCCCAGGTAGGTTACCTTCAGAATACATTCCTGAAAGAAACAACTGTAGATTTTCTAAAGCTAGGTATTCACAGCATCCTCTTGTATTTTCCTCTCTATAAGGGAACACTTAACAGCTAA
- the ECHDC2 gene encoding enoyl-CoA hydratase domain-containing protein 2, mitochondrial isoform X3, with protein MNRPHARNSLGKVFVNELFSALEQLRCDEKVRVVVFKSEVKGVFCAGADLKERAKMDDAEVGHFVKRLRNLMDEIAALPVPTIAAIDGYALGGGLELALACDLRVAASSAKMGLIETTRGLLPGAGGTQRLPRCVGIGLAKELIFTGRQIDGQQAFSMGLVNHTVPQNNEGDAAYQRALTLAKEILPQAPFAVKMGKLAINRGMEVDIASGMAIEGMCYAQNIPTRDRQEGMAAFREKRPPQFIGK; from the exons ATGAACCGACCGCACGCGAGAAATTCATTGGGAAAAGTATTTGTAAATGAA CTGTTCAGCGCTCTGGAACAACTCCGCTGTGATGAGAAGGTTCGCGTGGTGGTGTTCAAGAGTGAAGTGAAAGGTGTATTTTGTGCTG GTGCAGACTTAAAGGAACGTGCAAAGATGGATGATGCAGAAGTTGGACACTTTGTTAAAAGGCTGAGAAATCTCATGGATGAAATAg CTGCCCTGCCTGTACCCACAATTGCTGCAATAGATGGCTACGCATTGGGTGGTGGACTAGAACTGGCGTTAGCTTGTGACCTTCGAGTAGCAG cttcatCAGCTAAAATGGGCCTTATTGAGACCACAAGAGGGCTTCTTCCTGGAGCAG GTGGAACGCAGCGCCTGCCCAGATGTGTTGGAATAGGTCTCGCAAAGGAACTCATTTTCACTGGTAGACAGATTGACGGACAACAAGCCTTCTCAATGGGATTAGTAAATCACACAGTGCCACAAAACAATGAGGGAGATGCAGCTTACCAGAGAGCATTAACTTTGGCTAAAGAAATCCTTCCTCAG gctCCATTTGCCGTGAAAATGGGAAAACTGGCAATAAACAGAGGAATGgag GTCGATATTGCATCAGGGATGGCTATTGAGGGGATGTGTTATGCCCAG AATATTCCCACAAGAGACCGTCAGGAAGGGATGGCTGCCTTCAGGGAAAAACGACCACCTCAGTTTATCGGCAAATAA
- the ECHDC2 gene encoding enoyl-CoA hydratase domain-containing protein 2, mitochondrial isoform X2, with protein MMRLGRTGRELLRWGRGGPPTAAPRRGAEVLVGAAGGESSGIAEILMNRPHARNSLGKVFVNELFSALEQLRCDEKVRVVVFKSEVKGVFCAGADLKERAKMDDAEVGHFVKRLRNLMDEIAALPVPTIAAIDGYALGGGLELALACDLRVAASSAKMGLIETTRGLLPGAGGTQRLPRCVGIGLAKELIFTGRQIDGQQAFSMGLVNHTVPQNNEGDAAYQRALTLAKEILPQAPFAVKMGKLAINRGMEVDIASGMAIEGMCYAQNIPTRDRQEGMAAFREKRPPQFIGK; from the exons ATGATGCGGCTGGGGCGGACGGGACGGGAGTTGCTGCGCTGGGGTCGCGGCGGGCCCCCCACGgccgccccgcggcggggcgcggaggTGCTGGTGGGCGCGGCCGGCGGGGAGAGCAGCG GTATTGCTGAAATCCTAATGAACCGACCGCACGCGAGAAATTCATTGGGAAAAGTATTTGTAAATGAA CTGTTCAGCGCTCTGGAACAACTCCGCTGTGATGAGAAGGTTCGCGTGGTGGTGTTCAAGAGTGAAGTGAAAGGTGTATTTTGTGCTG GTGCAGACTTAAAGGAACGTGCAAAGATGGATGATGCAGAAGTTGGACACTTTGTTAAAAGGCTGAGAAATCTCATGGATGAAATAg CTGCCCTGCCTGTACCCACAATTGCTGCAATAGATGGCTACGCATTGGGTGGTGGACTAGAACTGGCGTTAGCTTGTGACCTTCGAGTAGCAG cttcatCAGCTAAAATGGGCCTTATTGAGACCACAAGAGGGCTTCTTCCTGGAGCAG GTGGAACGCAGCGCCTGCCCAGATGTGTTGGAATAGGTCTCGCAAAGGAACTCATTTTCACTGGTAGACAGATTGACGGACAACAAGCCTTCTCAATGGGATTAGTAAATCACACAGTGCCACAAAACAATGAGGGAGATGCAGCTTACCAGAGAGCATTAACTTTGGCTAAAGAAATCCTTCCTCAG gctCCATTTGCCGTGAAAATGGGAAAACTGGCAATAAACAGAGGAATGgag GTCGATATTGCATCAGGGATGGCTATTGAGGGGATGTGTTATGCCCAG AATATTCCCACAAGAGACCGTCAGGAAGGGATGGCTGCCTTCAGGGAAAAACGACCACCTCAGTTTATCGGCAAATAA